The Pseudomonadota bacterium genome segment CTCCGCCGGCTCCGCCTCCACCGCGGGCGACCGCGCCGCTCCCCTCCGATCTCGCGTCGGGGCGCGTGGCGACGCCCGCCGCGCCCGGCATCGGGATGCAGGCGTGGGACGAGGAAGAGCCCCCGACCAACCTCTACGACAAGAAGACGGCCGCAGAGATGGCCCGTGCGGCGATCGCCGCCGCGCCGCCGGCGCGGCCCGGTCCTCCGGCACCGAGGGCCCCGGCTCCGGCGCTGCCGGACTTTTCCGACGTCGACGAGGACGCGATCGAGGAGCTGGACGAGCGACCGCAACGGCGCCAGAAGTCGATGATGCCGATCTTCATCGGCATCGGCGCCGGCGTCGTGATCATCGCCATCGCGGTCGTCGTCGTCATGCTCGTCATGTTCGGCAAGCCGTCGACCGGCTCGATGGAGCTGAGGGTCGATCCGGCGGACGGCCTGACGGTCATCCTGGACGGCGCCAAGCAGCTCCCGGGCAGCTCGTCCCCGGTCATGGCCGCGGACCTCACCGAGGGCACGCACAAGCTGTTCATCAAGCGATCGGGATACAAGGACGCGGAGGTGCCGTTCACGGTGAAGGCGGGAGAGCGGACGTCGCAGCAGATCGCGCTCGAGCCCCAGTCGACCGGGTTCTTCCTCGACACCGTGCCGCCGGGAGCGTCCATCTGGATTGATGATCGGCCGTACGAGGACAAGACCCCGACCACGGTGACCGGGCTCACGCCCGGCAAGCATCTCGTCCGGGTCGCGAAGGGCGACGCCTACGAGCAGCTCAACCTCGAGGTCGAGGTCGCGGAAGGGCAGATCACCCAGGTCGCGCAGAAGACGCTGATGCTCGCCAGGGTCGAGGTCACGTTCGATTCCGATCCGAAGGGCGCGAAGGTCGTGCTCGTGAGCGGCAGCGATCGCAAGGAGCTCGGGGTCGCGCCGGTGTCGGCGGTCATCGACACCTCGAAGACGTACGAGGTCGAGTACACGCTCAAGGACTACGAGAAGGTCACGAAGGCGCTCGAGGAGAAGGACTTCAGCACGGGAGAGGAGAAGGTCGCGCTGGCTGCGGTCGCTCTCGTGAAGGTCGCCAAGGGCGGGAAGGTCGGCGGTGGTGGCGGCGGCGGCGGTGGCGGCGGCGGCGGGAAGGTAGGCGGCGGCGGCGGCGGCGGCGGTGGCGGTGGTGGCGGTGCGCCCGGCACGCTGTCGGTCCAGACCAAGCCGTGGTCGAAGGTCTCGATCAACGGGCAGTTCATCAAGAACACGCCGCTCGTGAACCACCCGCTCAAGCCCGGGACCTACACCGTCACGGTGGAGAACCCGAACTTCAACATCAAGAAGACCTACCGCGTGAAGATCAAGTCCGGCGAGATCACCACCCTCGTGAAGTCCCTGATGTGATGCGGCTCGACGCGCCCGATTGCCGTGCGTGCCGCGCCCTGCTCGTCATGCTCTCGGCCGTCGGCTGGACGATCTGCGCGGCGGGAACCGCCAAGGCGGACGACCAGGCTCGGATCGTGCTCGTCGTCGCGCCGGAGTCGGCGCCGGACGGTGGCGCGGTCCGATCGATCCTGGCCGAGCACCTGTCCCGCGTCGAGGTCGCGGTGGAGATCGCCGCACGCGACGCGTTGCCCGGCACGGAGCGGGAGTGGGCCGCAGCGGCCCGGGAGCTCGCCGCCGGTCGCCCCGGCACGCTCGCCGTCTTCGGGTGGAGCTGCGAGGCGACGGCCTGCGACCTCTTCGCGGTCGAGACGCGCAGCGGCGGTTTCGCGCGCGTCCCGGTGAGACCCGTCGCGCAGGACGACGGCGTGGACGTGGACGTGGCGTTCGCGATCGCCGCTACGGTGCGCGAGGCGGTTTGGGGCGGGCTCCTCCTGGAGATGAACCGGCTCGCCGAGGAGGGCGCGCACCCCGCGGCCCCGCCGCCTTCCGGGGAGCGGATGCCGGAGCCGTACAAGGGCTCCTTCGACGCGGGCGGGTTGGCCCGCGCGCACCGGCCGTGGTTCTGGCTCGAGGGCGGCTACCGCGGCGAGTACCCGTACCCGCGCGGCGACGTGCTCCACGGGCCGGCGCTCGGGTTCGCGCTCTCGCCGGGCAAGAACGTCGTTCCCGTGCTCTGCGTGGGGTGGCTCGGCATGGAGCTCGCCGACAACGAGAGCGGATCCGCCTCGGCGCACCGCTTCCCGCTCGAGCTCGAGCTGCGCATCGCATTCCCGGTCGGCCCCGCGATGTTCTCGATCGCGCCCGTCGGCCGCGTCGATCTGGTCGTCGCCACGGAGAACCCGGCCGGCCCTCGCGGCGAGTCGACGTCGGTCGACGTCGAGCTCCACGTGGGCGGCATGACGACCTGGCACATGCCGCTCCCCGGCGGCGAGGTCGAGGCGCTCGTCGGGGTCGGGGTCCTCGCGGGCATCATCGGCCGCGATCTGGAAATCGACGAGACGCGCGCGACGCCGGCCGCGGCGCTGCGCGTCGTCTGGTCCGCCGGCGTATCCTGGAGCCCGCTCTAGAGGGGCGAAACCTACTTGAGATCCCTGCCCGTCGTGGTGGCGGTGAGCGTCCCGTGCTTGACGCCGCGCGAGCCGATGAGCGCGTCGGCGATCTCCTGGACGACCGAGGCCGTCCCCTTGACCGCGATCATCTCCAGGCAGTTGTCGTGGTCGAGGTGGATGTGCGTCGCGGCGAGCACGGCGTCGTGGTGATCGTGCTGGATGCTCGTGAGGCGTTCGGTCAGCTCGCGCTTGTGGTGGTCGTACACGAGGGTGATCGTGCCGACGATCTCGTCGGAGCCGGACCACTCCTCGCGCACGAGCGCCTCGCGCATGAGGTGGCGCACCGCCTCGGAGCGGTTCTCCCAGCCGCGCTCGTCGGAAATCCGGAGGAACCTTTCGAGGAGCTCGGATTCGATGGAGACGCTGAAGCGGGTCAGCTTTCCCATGTCGCCCTCACGGAAGGAGCAGGATCTGCTCGAAGCGCTCGGCGCACACGGGCCACGTCGTCGCTGCGCCCTGGATCCGCGTCGCGAGCGCGCCGAACGGTTTGCCCAAGCGGAACGCGGACACCGCGCGGCCCAGCGCCTCGACGGCGGCGGCGGCCGACGCGCCGTCGGCGATGATCGACGTGCCGCTCGCGAGCGAGGGCTCCAGATCGACGGCGCCCCCGTCGTGAGCGCCTGTCGTGATCGGCACGGCGCCGAACGACATGGCGCGCGCCGCGAGGGACGGATCCGTCAGGGCGGCGCAGAAGTCGGCGCCCGCGAGGAGGGAGTCCGCGCTCACGCCGTCGGGCAGAACCGTCAGCCGATCCGGGTAGCGGTCGGCGAGAGCGTCGAGCGCCGCGTCGCCACCGGCCCCCGCGCCGATCGCAATCGCCTGCGCGTCGCCGCGGAGGTACGCGCCGAGCGCGTCGATCAGCGCGCCGTCGGGGAGCGCCACGAACGCGATCAGCGGAACGTCCGCGCGCACCGGCAGGCCGCACCCGGCCTGTATGGCGGCCTTGGCCGACGCCCTGTCCGTCGCGCCGAGCGGCGGATGGTCGTCCACGGCAGGCGAGAGGGAGAACGCGCGGCCGTCCTCCAGCATGGCGGCGAGCGACGAGGCGCCGATCTCCTGCCCGGGCTCGCCCCCTGTCGGGCGCATGAGGATCACGCGGCGGGCGGCGGGCGGCCCCGCCCAGTCGTCGAAGCCCCCGGCGTCGGTCCGGATCGCCACGTAGTGCGAGGCGCCGGTCGGCTCGCTCGCCGCGGCGTCGAGCGCGGCCACGGGCGCACAGGCGCGATCCCAGGAGATGCAGGCGGCCTCGGTGCCGCCTGCGGCGCGCACGAGCTCCAGCGCGGCGCGGTTGAACGCCGCCTCGAACCGCTCGCGGGGGGCGAGCGCCTCGGCCGGTTGGAGGAGGTCGACGTCGATGCCGCTCGCGGTGCGCCCCTCGAAGCGCGTGAACCGCACCTCGCGGCCGTCCAGGCTGACGGCGATCGGCTTGAGGCGGCGTGCTAGGGAGTGCGCCGACGGATCGGCGTCCGCAAGAAGCGGCGCGATCGCCCGCACCTCGTGCCCGCGCTTCGCGAGGGCGGCGAGTAGCTTCGCGACCTCCGCGCCGAGCCCTTTGGCAGAGGAGTACGGCGCGAGCTCGGCCGAGACGTTGAAGATGCGCATGGACTTGTCTCCGATCGGGAGGTTACTTCTTGAACGGCGAGCAGCAGTACCCGTTGTCCGGGCAGCCGTTCTGGAAGCCGAAGAAGGTCGAGCACGGGTCAGCCTGGCAGGTCATGATGCCGCCGCCGCCGATCGCTTCGCACTGGTCCGTGCCGATGCAGCACCAGTACCCGTCGACGCAGTCGCCTGCCTCGAAGCCTTCCATGTAGCCGCCCGCGCAGGTGGTCTCCTCCGCGGCGCAGGTCCCGGCGATCGCGAACGAGTACGCGCCGCCGCCCGCCTCGACGGTGACGGAGCAATCCTCGCCGCTGCCGGCGGTGCCGGCGTCGGGGATGACGACGTCGATGGCGGCGCAGCACCAGCCGTCGTCCGGGCAGCCGCCCTGGAGCCCGCTGCCGAGAGTGCACCCGTCAGCCTCGCAGGAGGTCATCCCCATGCCGGAGCTCACGCACGCGTCGTCGTTGAGGCAGCAGGTCAACCCGTCGTTGCAGGTGCCCTGGGCGTCCTCGGGCGCGGTGCCCGCGGTGCAGTCGCCGACCGCCGCCGCGCACACGCCGGGGAGCGACGACGCCATCATGGACGAGAACTCCGCGGTGCAGTCGTCCCCGACGCC includes the following:
- the nikR gene encoding nickel-responsive transcriptional regulator NikR translates to MGKLTRFSVSIESELLERFLRISDERGWENRSEAVRHLMREALVREEWSGSDEIVGTITLVYDHHKRELTERLTSIQHDHHDAVLAATHIHLDHDNCLEMIAVKGTASVVQEIADALIGSRGVKHGTLTATTTGRDLK
- a CDS encoding glycogen/starch synthase, yielding MRIFNVSAELAPYSSAKGLGAEVAKLLAALAKRGHEVRAIAPLLADADPSAHSLARRLKPIAVSLDGREVRFTRFEGRTASGIDVDLLQPAEALAPRERFEAAFNRAALELVRAAGGTEAACISWDRACAPVAALDAAASEPTGASHYVAIRTDAGGFDDWAGPPAARRVILMRPTGGEPGQEIGASSLAAMLEDGRAFSLSPAVDDHPPLGATDRASAKAAIQAGCGLPVRADVPLIAFVALPDGALIDALGAYLRGDAQAIAIGAGAGGDAALDALADRYPDRLTVLPDGVSADSLLAGADFCAALTDPSLAARAMSFGAVPITTGAHDGGAVDLEPSLASGTSIIADGASAAAAVEALGRAVSAFRLGKPFGALATRIQGAATTWPVCAERFEQILLLP
- a CDS encoding PEGA domain-containing protein, which codes for PPAPPPPRATAPLPSDLASGRVATPAAPGIGMQAWDEEEPPTNLYDKKTAAEMARAAIAAAPPARPGPPAPRAPAPALPDFSDVDEDAIEELDERPQRRQKSMMPIFIGIGAGVVIIAIAVVVVMLVMFGKPSTGSMELRVDPADGLTVILDGAKQLPGSSSPVMAADLTEGTHKLFIKRSGYKDAEVPFTVKAGERTSQQIALEPQSTGFFLDTVPPGASIWIDDRPYEDKTPTTVTGLTPGKHLVRVAKGDAYEQLNLEVEVAEGQITQVAQKTLMLARVEVTFDSDPKGAKVVLVSGSDRKELGVAPVSAVIDTSKTYEVEYTLKDYEKVTKALEEKDFSTGEEKVALAAVALVKVAKGGKVGGGGGGGGGGGGGKVGGGGGGGGGGGGGAPGTLSVQTKPWSKVSINGQFIKNTPLVNHPLKPGTYTVTVENPNFNIKKTYRVKIKSGEITTLVKSLM